The following are encoded in a window of Candidatus Obscuribacterales bacterium genomic DNA:
- a CDS encoding DUF6679 family protein: protein MLHRKIYQLCCDGRDVWVFLRDQQRWIERARILDIEGDLVTLRYETEEEDETCSWEEMVRLESIGSVMQKLAAVPR, encoded by the coding sequence ATGCTACATCGCAAAATTTATCAACTATGTTGTGATGGTCGTGACGTATGGGTCTTTTTACGCGATCAGCAGCGCTGGATTGAACGAGCGCGCATTTTAGATATTGAAGGGGATTTAGTTACCCTGCGCTACGAAACCGAAGAGGAAGACGAAACCTGCTCTTGGGAAGAAATGGTGCGTTTAGAGAGCATTGGTTCGGTGATGCAGAAGCTCGCGGCTGTACCCCGA